A genomic stretch from Thermodesulfovibrionales bacterium includes:
- the groL gene encoding chaperonin GroEL (60 kDa chaperone family; promotes refolding of misfolded polypeptides especially under stressful conditions; forms two stacked rings of heptamers to form a barrel-shaped 14mer; ends can be capped by GroES; misfolded proteins enter the barrel where they are refolded when GroES binds), with product MAKQLLFDEGAQRAILSGVTMLTNAVKATLGPKGRNAILDKKYGAPTITKDGVTVAKEIELKDPWENMGAQLVREVASKTSDVAGDGTTTATVLAHAIYREGIKNVVAGANPMDLKRGIEKAVEVVLEDLKKLSKQVGDKKEIAQVGTISANNDPSIGELIAEAMDKVGKDGVITVEEAKSMATTLDVVEGMQFDRGYISPYFITDPERMECNLDDAFILINEKKISSMKDLLPILEQTAKMGKPLLILAEDVEGEALATLVVNKLRGTLQVCAVKAPGFGDRRKAMLEDIAILTGGTMISEDLGIKLESIKISDLGRAKKITVDKENTTVVEGAGDHAKIQGRVKQIKAQIEETTSDYDREKLQERLAKIVGGVAVINVGAATETEMKEKKARVEDALHATRAAVEEGIVPGGGIALLRCLPSLKNLKLDNHDQKIGVGIVMKALEEPIRQIVNNAGVEGSVIVEKVKGSKDVNYGFDAQSEEYVDMMKAGIIDPTKVTRTALQNAASVASLMLTTSVMVSEIPEEEKKMPPMPGGGMEGMY from the coding sequence ATGGCTAAACAACTATTATTTGATGAAGGAGCTCAGAGAGCGATATTGAGCGGTGTCACCATGCTCACGAATGCGGTCAAGGCGACTCTTGGGCCGAAGGGAAGAAACGCGATTTTGGATAAGAAATACGGGGCGCCGACCATCACGAAGGACGGCGTTACGGTTGCGAAGGAGATAGAGCTCAAGGACCCATGGGAAAACATGGGTGCGCAGCTGGTGAGGGAGGTCGCATCGAAAACTTCAGATGTTGCCGGTGACGGAACTACAACGGCGACGGTCCTTGCGCATGCAATTTACCGGGAGGGGATAAAGAATGTCGTTGCTGGCGCAAACCCGATGGATCTGAAGAGGGGAATCGAGAAAGCCGTTGAAGTCGTTCTCGAAGACCTGAAAAAACTCAGCAAGCAGGTGGGGGATAAGAAGGAGATTGCGCAGGTCGGGACCATCTCGGCGAATAACGATCCGTCCATCGGGGAACTTATCGCAGAGGCGATGGACAAGGTCGGAAAAGACGGGGTTATTACCGTGGAAGAGGCAAAGAGCATGGCGACAACGCTCGATGTAGTAGAGGGAATGCAGTTTGACCGCGGGTACATATCTCCATACTTTATAACCGATCCTGAGAGGATGGAATGTAATCTTGACGATGCGTTTATCCTCATCAACGAGAAGAAGATATCGAGCATGAAGGATCTTCTCCCGATACTCGAGCAGACCGCAAAGATGGGCAAGCCCCTTCTCATCCTCGCAGAGGACGTGGAAGGCGAGGCACTCGCTACACTCGTCGTAAATAAACTCCGCGGCACCCTTCAGGTTTGCGCTGTAAAGGCCCCTGGATTCGGGGACAGGAGAAAGGCGATGCTCGAGGATATCGCAATTCTCACCGGCGGCACAATGATATCCGAGGACCTGGGTATCAAGCTCGAGAGCATCAAGATCTCTGACCTCGGAAGGGCAAAGAAGATCACCGTTGATAAGGAGAACACAACAGTTGTTGAAGGCGCAGGCGACCATGCGAAGATCCAGGGCAGGGTTAAGCAGATTAAGGCGCAGATTGAAGAGACGACGTCCGATTACGACCGGGAGAAACTCCAGGAACGTCTCGCGAAGATCGTCGGAGGTGTCGCGGTGATTAACGTCGGCGCCGCGACCGAAACGGAGATGAAGGAGAAGAAGGCGAGGGTCGAAGACGCACTCCATGCAACGAGGGCCGCTGTGGAGGAAGGGATAGTCCCGGGAGGCGGAATTGCGCTCCTGAGGTGCCTCCCTTCACTGAAGAATCTTAAGCTCGATAACCATGACCAGAAGATCGGCGTTGGCATTGTTATGAAGGCCCTCGAAGAGCCTATACGCCAGATCGTCAATAATGCGGGAGTCGAAGGTTCCGTAATTGTTGAAAAGGTGAAAGGCTCAAAAGACGTAAACTATGGGTTTGACGCTCAGAGCGAGGAGTATGTCGATATGATGAAGGCCGGGATTATCGATCCGACGAAGGTAACGAGAACCGCCCTTCAGAACGCAGCGTCAGTCGCTTCGCTCATGCTGACGACATCCGTGATGGTTTCCGAAATCCCGGAAGAGGAAAAGAAGATGCCGCCTATGCCGGGCGGCGGCATGGAAGGCATGTATTAG
- the groES gene encoding co-chaperone GroES: MKFKPLRDRVLVKYSEEAEKTAGGLYIPDTAKEKPQKGEIVAVGPGRITDDGKLQPVSVKVGDSVLFDKYSGSKVTMDDVEYLIIREEDILGILEK, translated from the coding sequence ATGAAGTTTAAACCGCTCAGGGACAGGGTATTGGTGAAATACTCCGAAGAGGCTGAAAAGACTGCTGGGGGGCTGTATATTCCCGACACAGCAAAGGAGAAGCCGCAGAAGGGCGAAATCGTGGCTGTAGGGCCGGGAAGGATAACCGACGATGGAAAGCTGCAGCCAGTGTCCGTCAAAGTGGGCGACAGCGTGTTGTTCGATAAGTATTCCGGTTCCAAGGTAACCATGGATGATGTCGAGTACCTGATAATCAGGGAAGAAGACATATTAGGAATTCTGGAGAAATAA
- a CDS encoding response regulator: MVIICPKCKIRLKIADEKIGSDGTRFKCPKCSTVLLVKKPLPQARPLDENTVLVAHEDPLIARRIKSILTASGYAVSVAADGIEALVNAAKELPFLILLSVSLPKIYGFEVSERLRKRPETKGMKIILVASLYDKNRYRREPDSLHGADAYIEEYQIEESLLQKVNALKKAFPQEAPERKGDAGEGREDTGSRFSGETIAESKGTDERPSQPVTEKIKVGQPDELIEKARRLARTIVSDIYLYSRARVEDSVKNDSFHSAFASELREGLKLYETRISAEVRKMGDFFNEAVTAFIEKKKRDIS, from the coding sequence ATGGTCATAATATGTCCGAAATGTAAGATAAGACTCAAAATCGCTGACGAAAAGATTGGATCTGACGGCACGCGGTTTAAGTGTCCCAAGTGCAGTACGGTACTCCTGGTGAAGAAGCCACTGCCCCAGGCAAGACCTCTTGATGAGAATACGGTGCTTGTGGCTCACGAAGACCCTTTAATAGCGAGGAGGATTAAATCCATTCTCACTGCCAGCGGATATGCCGTTAGCGTTGCTGCCGACGGAATAGAGGCCCTGGTGAACGCTGCCAAGGAGCTGCCCTTTCTTATTTTATTGAGTGTGTCTCTTCCAAAGATTTACGGTTTTGAGGTTTCAGAAAGGTTGAGGAAGAGACCAGAGACGAAGGGAATGAAGATAATCCTTGTTGCCTCCCTCTATGACAAGAACAGATACCGTAGGGAGCCTGACTCCCTCCACGGGGCCGATGCCTATATCGAGGAGTACCAGATTGAAGAATCGCTGCTTCAGAAGGTCAATGCTCTGAAGAAGGCCTTCCCGCAAGAGGCTCCTGAAAGAAAGGGGGACGCAGGAGAGGGAAGGGAAGATACGGGCAGCAGGTTTTCAGGAGAAACGATTGCGGAATCTAAAGGAACTGACGAGAGACCGTCACAACCCGTAACTGAAAAGATAAAAGTGGGGCAACCTGATGAACTGATCGAAAAAGCGAGGCGGCTCGCCCGGACGATCGTATCGGATATCTACCTCTATAGCCGGGCAAGGGTAGAGGATTCAGTTAAGAACGACTCATTTCATTCGGCCTTCGCCTCGGAACTCAGGGAAGGGCTTAAACTCTATGAAACGAGGATATCCGCTGAAGTCAGGAAGATGGGGGATTTTTTTAATGAGGCCGTAACTGCCTTTATAGAAAAGAAGAAAAGAGATATCAGCTAA